A region from the Bradyrhizobium erythrophlei genome encodes:
- a CDS encoding MaoC family dehydratase, with the protein MRVFNDFSELKSAVGTEVGVSDWIEITQDRINQFAEATGDEQWIHVDTERAARESPGGTTIAHGLLSLSLIPVFIRSIIGVKGLKNTLNYGANRIRYLTPVPAGSRLRARVTVMEAEDVPPDALRVTYKVTIELEGGKRPACVAEVIGQHYR; encoded by the coding sequence ATGCGAGTGTTCAACGATTTCAGTGAACTCAAATCCGCAGTCGGTACCGAGGTCGGCGTCAGCGACTGGATCGAAATCACCCAGGACCGCATCAATCAGTTCGCCGAGGCGACCGGCGACGAACAATGGATCCACGTCGACACCGAGCGCGCCGCGCGCGAGTCGCCCGGCGGGACTACGATCGCGCACGGACTGCTCTCGCTCTCGCTGATCCCGGTGTTCATTCGGTCGATTATCGGCGTGAAGGGGCTGAAGAATACGCTGAATTATGGCGCCAACAGAATTCGCTATCTCACACCGGTCCCGGCAGGCTCGCGCCTGCGAGCGCGCGTTACCGTTATGGAGGCCGAGGATGTGCCACCTGACGCCCTCCGCGTCACGTACAAGGTCACCATCGAACTGGAGGGCGGCAAGCGCCCCGCCTGTGTTGCGGAGGTGATCGGACAGCACTATCGCTGA